From Pelmatolapia mariae isolate MD_Pm_ZW linkage group LG1, Pm_UMD_F_2, whole genome shotgun sequence, one genomic window encodes:
- the psmd14 gene encoding 26S proteasome non-ATPase regulatory subunit 14: MDRLLRLGGGMPGLGQGPPTDAPAVDTAEQVYISSLALLKMLKHGRAGVPMEVMGLMLGEFVDDYTVRVIDVFAMPQSGTGVSVEAVDPVFQAKMLDMLKQTGRPEMVVGWYHSHPGFGCWLSGVDINTQQSFEALSERAVAVVVDPIQSVKGKVVIDAFRLINANMMVLGHEPRQTTSNLGHLNKPSIQALIHGLNRHYYSITINYRKNELEQKMLLNLHKKSWMEGLTLQDYSEHCKHNETIVKEMLELAKNYNKAVEEEDKMTPEQLAIKNVGKQDPKRHLEEHVDVLMTSNIVQCLAAMLDTVVFQ, from the exons ATGGACCGGCTGCTTAGGCTCGGAGGTGGAATGCCAGGTCTTGGCCAG GGCCCCCCAACAGATGCACctgctgtggacacagcagagCAGGTGTACATCTCCTCCCTTGCCCTACTCAAG ATGTTGAAACATGGGCGTGCTGGTGTACCCATGGAGGTCATGGGATTGATGCTGGGAGAATTTGTTGATGACTACACAGTGCGAGTGATTGATGTGTTTGCCATGCCGCAGTCAGGAACA GGTGTGAGTGTCGAAGCAGTGGATCCTGTGTTTCAGGCCAAGATGTTGGACATGCTAAAGCAGACCGGCAG ACCAGAGATGGTGGTGGGATGGTACCACAGTCACCCTGGGTTTGGTTGTTGGTTATCTGGTGTGGACATCAACACACAGCAGAGCTTTGAGGCTCTGTCAGAGCGAGCTGTCGCAGTGGTCGTTGATCCAATTCAGAGCGTCAAAGGGAAG GTTGTTATTGATGCCTTCAGATTGATCAATGCCAACATGATGGTGTTGGGTCATGAACCAAGACAAACCACATCCAACCTGGGTCATCTGAACAAGCCTTCAATCCAG GCCCTGATTCACGGACTCAACAGACACTACTACTCCATCACCATCAATTACAGGAAAAATGAGCTGGAGCAGAAG ATGCTGCTGAACTTGCATAAGAAGAGCTGGATGGAGGGTCTGACCCTGCAGGACTACAGCGAGCACTGCAAGCACAATGAGACCATCGTCAAAGAAATGCTGGAGCTGGCTAAGAACTACAATAAG GCCGTTGAAGAAGAGGACAAAATGACCCCCGAGCAGCTGGCAATCAAGAATGTTGGAAAACAG GATCCCAAGAGGCACTTGGAGGAGCACGTAGATGTTTTAATGACATCCAACATTGTTCAGTGCCTAGCTGCCATGTTGGATACAGTAGTTTTCCAGTGA